Proteins encoded within one genomic window of uncultured Desulfobacter sp.:
- a CDS encoding fructose-bisphosphate aldolase has translation MDGKERRLRKILNKKTGRSLVLAVDHGMALGAMTGIVDIADTIRTLDATDKVDCWLMTKGIYTYAFDPAGDPGVILRASGGATIAGPELTREGQTADAEEALRLGVDAMATSAFVGSVNEHETLIGMARMATECRKWDMPLLGVIGLGKVNEDKKKDPKFIALGARVGAEHGADIIKTYYTETDFDKVVAGCPVPVMIAGGPKCETDLDTLNMIYGALQGGAKGIVMGRNVWQSPHPTALLSAVYGLIHEGMNVKEAAELLAHESH, from the coding sequence ATGGATGGAAAAGAGAGACGGCTAAGAAAAATTCTGAATAAAAAAACGGGACGTTCTTTGGTCCTTGCGGTTGATCACGGCATGGCACTTGGTGCCATGACCGGCATTGTGGATATTGCCGATACGATTCGAACACTGGACGCCACGGACAAAGTTGATTGCTGGTTGATGACCAAAGGTATATATACCTATGCGTTTGACCCGGCAGGCGATCCGGGGGTTATCCTGCGTGCCAGCGGCGGTGCCACCATTGCCGGACCGGAATTGACCCGGGAAGGTCAAACCGCAGATGCCGAAGAGGCCTTGCGGCTTGGCGTGGATGCCATGGCAACCTCAGCCTTTGTCGGCTCGGTAAATGAGCATGAAACCCTGATTGGTATGGCCCGAATGGCAACAGAATGCCGAAAATGGGACATGCCGCTTTTAGGGGTTATTGGCCTGGGAAAAGTGAATGAAGATAAGAAAAAGGATCCCAAGTTTATTGCGCTTGGTGCAAGAGTGGGCGCCGAGCACGGAGCGGATATCATCAAGACCTATTATACGGAAACCGATTTTGATAAGGTCGTGGCCGGATGCCCGGTGCCGGTGATGATTGCCGGCGGCCCCAAATGTGAAACGGATCTTGACACGCTCAATATGATATATGGTGCGCTTCAGGGCGGTGCCAAAGGCATTGTCATGGGAAGAAACGTATGGCAAAGCCCGCACCCCACCGCATTATTGTCAGCGGTTTACGGCTTGATACATGAAGGGATGAATGTGAAAGAGGCGGCGGAATTGCTTGCCCATGAGTCACATTAA
- a CDS encoding zinc-dependent dehydrogenase, whose protein sequence is MKAAVVHGKNDIRIEEYPTPTANAGEMIVKTKVSGICATDIKTLLGQGLPKDLPTILGHEVVGEVFELGEGVTAFQKGDRVAVYPIAVCGECYYCRRDRHNLCEHEFGLAHGIEGGFAEYVRLPKEIVNIGGVIKIPNDVPFDKAVLSEPLSCAMASLTTCKVGADQVVVVLGAGPMGLMHLKLAKWMGAVVIVVDLLEDRLAIAKEMGADHCINPTQTNHIEEIMKLTDNKGAQAVIASLGIPSVIEENLQLTGKGGTFNIFGGPPAGHTISVDPRWLHYCEINLTGTFAASPKDFEKCLGLIINNEITVDDLVTDRFTLDTFLEAVERAKNQQMIRGIVEF, encoded by the coding sequence GTGAAAGCAGCAGTAGTCCATGGAAAAAATGATATTCGAATTGAAGAATATCCGACACCAACGGCAAATGCCGGAGAAATGATTGTAAAAACAAAAGTATCAGGCATTTGCGCCACCGACATTAAAACCTTGCTGGGTCAAGGACTTCCTAAAGATTTGCCCACCATTTTGGGGCATGAGGTGGTGGGGGAGGTTTTTGAACTAGGGGAGGGTGTTACGGCGTTTCAAAAGGGCGATCGGGTGGCGGTTTATCCAATTGCCGTTTGCGGAGAGTGTTATTACTGCCGCCGGGACAGGCATAATTTATGTGAGCACGAATTTGGTTTGGCACACGGTATTGAAGGTGGGTTTGCCGAGTATGTGCGTCTTCCCAAAGAGATTGTGAATATTGGCGGGGTCATAAAGATTCCCAATGACGTGCCCTTTGACAAAGCGGTTTTATCAGAACCCTTGTCCTGCGCCATGGCGTCCCTGACCACCTGTAAGGTTGGAGCGGACCAGGTTGTTGTGGTTTTGGGGGCCGGTCCCATGGGGCTTATGCACCTGAAGCTGGCAAAGTGGATGGGTGCCGTTGTGATTGTCGTTGATTTGCTGGAAGATCGGTTGGCGATTGCCAAAGAGATGGGTGCGGACCATTGTATCAATCCAACCCAGACAAATCACATTGAAGAGATCATGAAGCTGACCGACAACAAAGGCGCACAGGCTGTTATTGCATCTTTAGGCATACCATCTGTGATTGAGGAAAATTTGCAGTTGACCGGAAAAGGCGGTACATTTAATATTTTTGGTGGGCCACCGGCCGGCCACACAATTTCGGTGGATCCAAGATGGCTTCACTACTGCGAAATAAATTTAACCGGAACCTTTGCGGCATCACCCAAAGATTTCGAAAAGTGCCTTGGGCTTATTATAAACAATGAAATCACCGTTGATGACCTCGTCACTGACCGGTTTACACTTGATACGTTTTTAGAAGCCGTAGAACGCGCCAAAAACCAGCAAATGATTCGTGGGATTGTCGAATTTTAG
- a CDS encoding phosphoribosylanthranilate isomerase, producing the protein MTSGYKVKICGTTNVEDAQMTADAGADFFGVVVEVDFSPRSLTIETAKSLFSSPPLPPVALVYNMASTRVETLIQQLNPFAVQFLSLAEPSFVTYLKKTYPEVEVWQSIHLPQAGEAVDVENFQQTVETSVMAGVDALLFDTAALSKGEMKFGGTGITSDWDIVKELMDSIQGPVPIWLAGGINPDNVAEAIDKINPYGIDLCSGVEATRGKKDAAKLTALMANIGGKQ; encoded by the coding sequence ATGACAAGTGGTTACAAAGTCAAAATTTGTGGCACCACCAATGTGGAAGATGCCCAAATGACTGCCGATGCCGGGGCTGATTTTTTCGGCGTGGTGGTGGAGGTTGATTTTTCCCCGAGATCTTTGACTATTGAAACGGCCAAGTCTCTTTTTTCGTCTCCACCCCTGCCGCCGGTTGCTTTGGTTTACAATATGGCATCAACGCGTGTTGAAACGCTTATTCAACAACTGAACCCATTTGCCGTGCAATTTTTAAGTTTAGCGGAACCCTCTTTTGTTACATATTTGAAGAAGACATATCCGGAGGTGGAGGTCTGGCAATCGATTCATTTGCCCCAAGCCGGTGAAGCGGTGGATGTAGAAAATTTTCAACAAACGGTTGAAACTTCAGTGATGGCCGGTGTTGACGCCCTGCTTTTTGATACAGCCGCCTTGTCTAAGGGAGAGATGAAATTCGGCGGGACAGGAATTACTTCGGATTGGGACATCGTTAAGGAACTGATGGATTCGATTCAGGGTCCGGTGCCCATTTGGCTGGCCGGCGGAATCAATCCGGATAATGTGGCAGAGGCCATTGACAAGATTAACCCCTACGGTATTGATTTATGCTCCGGCGTGGAAGCGACCCGTGGAAAGAAAGATGCGGCAAAGCTAACGGCATTGATGGCAAACATTGGCGGTAAGCAATAG
- a CDS encoding sugar kinase yields MDSQKETQQKQKVEIDIVGGRFDKVTTVLEEFEPGDERFIHSYEKMNLEPRQVGDVEVREVEVKVPARLHLNVFDMNRFNLNRPGGGGLGVSIGVYFYAKIKSIPEPVIRTTGERQLIVAHYGHIFRKLLGYDGGFEIELQDHKRRHVGLGSSIGSMCAVCIGMNEVLGRPFYGWELRRIMGFHSCEESPVNEQYLLPAFETGIGAMVSINGGWVVASDDLVLVQRVALPDTKVLMFIPEVDSLEDEFKGVETAAESEVELLMRRARTLDALQVGAKAQIVLMDMIPAMIRNDLKKMGDALFELTHMGSKRAECEQHGAYGTPIYSYINAFREMGIEVAGMSSVGPTVYALTRNQDAYDRALKYLQSKKISDSRIIETEVDNVGGTITENGVERTFINDTWLQG; encoded by the coding sequence ATGGACAGTCAGAAGGAAACACAGCAAAAGCAGAAGGTCGAAATTGATATTGTAGGCGGCCGATTTGATAAAGTGACCACGGTGTTGGAGGAGTTTGAGCCGGGTGACGAAAGATTTATCCATTCTTATGAGAAAATGAACCTTGAGCCACGACAGGTTGGAGATGTTGAAGTGCGGGAAGTAGAGGTCAAAGTGCCCGCAAGGCTTCATCTTAACGTGTTTGATATGAACCGGTTTAATTTGAACCGTCCAGGTGGCGGTGGCCTTGGTGTGAGTATTGGTGTTTATTTCTATGCGAAGATCAAATCGATTCCGGAACCGGTGATTCGCACAACGGGCGAACGCCAGTTGATCGTGGCGCATTACGGACATATTTTTAGAAAATTATTGGGGTATGACGGTGGGTTTGAAATAGAACTGCAGGACCATAAACGTCGGCATGTGGGGCTCGGCTCTTCCATCGGCAGTATGTGTGCTGTGTGCATCGGTATGAATGAAGTTTTGGGAAGGCCCTTTTATGGATGGGAACTCAGACGGATTATGGGGTTTCATTCGTGTGAGGAAAGCCCTGTGAATGAACAATATCTGCTGCCGGCCTTTGAAACCGGTATCGGTGCCATGGTGAGTATCAACGGAGGCTGGGTGGTGGCCAGTGATGATCTGGTGCTGGTCCAGCGCGTGGCTCTGCCGGATACCAAGGTGCTGATGTTTATCCCGGAGGTTGATAGCCTGGAGGACGAATTCAAAGGGGTTGAAACTGCTGCCGAATCCGAAGTTGAACTTTTAATGAGACGGGCAAGAACCTTGGATGCGCTTCAGGTCGGCGCCAAGGCACAAATTGTTTTGATGGACATGATTCCTGCAATGATCCGTAATGATCTTAAAAAGATGGGTGATGCCCTCTTTGAATTGACACATATGGGATCCAAACGGGCCGAGTGTGAACAACACGGGGCTTATGGAACCCCAATATACAGTTATATTAATGCGTTCCGGGAAATGGGGATTGAGGTTGCCGGTATGAGTTCCGTTGGCCCCACGGTATATGCCTTGACCAGAAATCAGGACGCCTATGATCGGGCACTGAAATACCTTCAGTCTAAAAAAATTTCAGACTCGCGCATTATTGAAACCGAAGTTGACAATGTTGGTGGCACGATCACGGAAAACGGGGTTGAAAGAACATTTATAAATGACACCTGGCTTCAAGGATAA
- a CDS encoding NAD(P)H-quinone oxidoreductase, with product MTSTLPEQMKVIEITEPGGPEALTVGSRPVPQPKPDEVLIKVAATGVNGPDIVQRKGLYPPPKGASDLLGLEITGSIVAVGSDVKDWSVGDQVCALTNGGGYAEYCAVHAPHCLPIPKGLSLVEAAGIPETFFTVWSNIFMGAGLKEGETILIHGGSGGIGSTAIMLAKAFGSKVYATDSPAERCEACKGFGADRVIDYNKEDFVEVIRDEIKGANVILDIVGGDYIARNIKASAPDGRIVQIAFNKGSKVEINLMPIMLKRLLFTGSTLRSRPDSSKSEIAAQLREKVWPVIEAGKIKPNVHKIFPLEQAADAHRLMESAAHVGKIILEV from the coding sequence ATGACATCCACATTACCGGAACAGATGAAAGTGATTGAAATTACAGAACCGGGCGGTCCCGAGGCCCTTACTGTGGGAAGCAGGCCTGTGCCCCAGCCGAAACCGGACGAGGTGCTGATCAAGGTGGCGGCAACTGGTGTAAACGGACCAGATATAGTTCAGCGTAAAGGGCTTTATCCGCCGCCAAAGGGCGCATCAGACCTTCTGGGTCTGGAGATCACAGGAAGCATTGTTGCCGTCGGCAGCGATGTCAAGGATTGGTCTGTGGGAGACCAGGTCTGTGCCCTGACCAATGGCGGCGGTTATGCCGAGTATTGTGCCGTTCATGCGCCCCATTGCCTGCCGATTCCAAAAGGCTTGAGTTTGGTGGAAGCCGCTGGAATTCCCGAGACGTTCTTCACGGTTTGGAGCAATATATTCATGGGGGCCGGACTCAAAGAAGGGGAAACCATTCTTATTCACGGCGGTTCCGGCGGTATCGGCTCAACGGCCATCATGCTTGCAAAAGCTTTCGGCTCTAAGGTTTATGCCACCGACAGTCCCGCAGAACGATGTGAAGCCTGTAAAGGTTTCGGAGCCGATCGGGTTATTGACTACAACAAGGAAGATTTTGTTGAAGTTATTAGAGATGAAATCAAGGGCGCCAATGTCATTCTAGATATTGTCGGCGGAGACTACATTGCACGCAATATCAAGGCGTCGGCGCCGGATGGCCGCATCGTTCAGATTGCATTTAACAAGGGCTCAAAAGTCGAGATCAATCTGATGCCCATCATGCTGAAACGTCTCCTTTTCACGGGCTCCACCTTGCGCAGTCGTCCGGATTCCTCCAAATCTGAAATTGCGGCACAGCTCAGGGAGAAGGTATGGCCGGTGATTGAGGCAGGAAAAATCAAACCGAATGTCCACAAAATATTCCCCCTGGAGCAGGCTGCAGATGCCCATCGGCTTATGGAAAGCGCCGCGCATGTTGGTAAGATTATTCTCGAGGTATGA